The following are from one region of the Triticum urartu cultivar G1812 unplaced genomic scaffold, Tu2.1 TuUngrouped_contig_1147, whole genome shotgun sequence genome:
- the LOC125526637 gene encoding probable carbohydrate esterase At4g34215, with protein sequence MEPVAATMLPRALPILLLLAAAVTVSAERAPTLVFILAGQSNMGGRGGATVGDRWDGVVPPECAPSPRTLRLSPSLRWEEAREPLHAGVDIGNVVGVGPGMPFAHALLRSPACPRGAVVGLVPCAQGGTPIVNWTRGSEMYERMVTRARVAVAGTGRIAALLWFQGEADAMRREDAVAYAGRMEAFVRDVRRDLAMPNLLVIQVGIATAQNQGKWLDLVRKQQRAVRMPNLKYVDAMGLPLANDITHLTTQAQVRLGKMLADAYIATL encoded by the exons ATGGAGCCAGTGGCGGCGACGATGCTCCCGCGAGCACTACCCATTCTGCTGCTGCTTGCGGCGGCCGTGACGGTGAGCGCGGAGAGGGCGCCGACGCTGGTGTTCATCCTGGCGGGGCAGTCCAACATGGGGGGCCGGGGCGGCGCCACGGTGGGCGACCGTTGGGACGGCGTGGTGCCGCCCGAGTGCGCGCCGTCCCCGCGCACGCTCCGCCTCTCCCCGTCCCTCCGCTGGGAGGAGGCCCGCGAGCCGCTGCACGCCGGCGTGGATatcggcaacgtggtgggtgtgGGTCCCGGGATGCCGTTCGCGCACGCGCTGCTCCGGTCGCCCGCCTGCCCGCGCGGCGCCGTCGTGGGGCTCGTCCCCTGCGCGCAGGGCGGCACGCCCATCGTCAACTGGACCCGCGGCTCGGAGATGTACGAGCGGATGGTGACCCGCGCCCGCGTCGCCGTCGCAGGGACCGGCAGGATCGCCGCCTTGCTGTGGTTCCAGGGGGAGGCTGACGCCATGCGGCGCGAGGACGCGGTGGCGTACGCCGGGAGGATGGAGGCGTTTGTCCGGGACGTCCGCCGGGACCTCGCCATGCCCAACCTCCTCGTCATCCAG GTTGGGATCGCGACGGCGCAGAATCAGGGGAAGTGGCTGGACCTGGTGCGGAAGCAGCAGAGGGCGGTGCGGATGCCGAACCTCAAGTACGTGGACGCCATGGGTCTCCCCCTTGCCAACGACATCACACACCTCACCACCCAGGCGCAGGTCCGGCTCGGCAAGATGCTCGCCGACGCCTACATCGCCACGCTCTGA